A genomic window from Alphaproteobacteria bacterium includes:
- the pilP gene encoding type IV pilus biogenesis protein PilP: MKIASKYTRFAAASVVVPAMAGLAFLVLAATTPIAAQDTAEAIDGGPVLPDFTLPPPEIDEPALPSPETVQAPVVAPVAAPDKPASPKKKAASGGALPNLSTEPVHDVLEKLSSDPESDATIEDMNQARAALARLELMVDIEQKLSDLDEVRRKRGEGGMGAMIPSSALGMPGNGGDMGGIGMGMPMQQQQPVFTSYEVSRIVGTEGTYSAVVNVGNGRMISVRPGDQLPDGSTVRAITSGGVNITSAKGKEKTIRVNSVGLPATVMQGHR; the protein is encoded by the coding sequence ATGAAAATCGCGAGTAAATACACCAGATTCGCTGCCGCATCTGTCGTCGTTCCGGCTATGGCCGGCTTGGCCTTCCTTGTGCTGGCAGCGACAACGCCAATCGCGGCGCAAGATACGGCAGAGGCAATCGATGGCGGCCCGGTGCTGCCAGATTTCACCTTGCCGCCCCCTGAAATCGATGAACCCGCGCTGCCATCGCCGGAAACCGTGCAAGCGCCGGTGGTTGCACCTGTCGCTGCGCCAGATAAGCCGGCATCGCCCAAGAAAAAGGCCGCGAGCGGCGGAGCACTGCCCAACCTTTCGACCGAGCCGGTCCATGACGTGCTTGAAAAACTTTCCAGCGATCCGGAAAGCGACGCCACGATCGAAGATATGAACCAGGCTCGCGCGGCGCTGGCACGGCTTGAGCTGATGGTGGATATCGAACAGAAGCTGTCTGACCTTGACGAAGTGCGCCGCAAGCGCGGCGAAGGCGGCATGGGCGCCATGATTCCCTCGAGCGCGCTCGGCATGCCCGGAAATGGCGGCGATATGGGCGGTATCGGCATGGGCATGCCCATGCAACAGCAACAGCCGGTTTTCACAAGCTATGAAGTTTCGCGCATCGTCGGCACCGAAGGGACTTACAGCGCGGTTGTGAATGTCGGCAACGGCCGGATGATCAGCGTGCGACCGGGCGACCAGTTGCCGGACGGCAGTACGGTGCGCGCCATTACTTCGGGCGGCGTGAATATCACCAGCGCCAAGGGCAAGGAAAAGACCATTCGCGTCAATTCCGTTGGTTTGCCCGCGACGGTCATGCAGGGCCATCGCTAG